The following proteins are encoded in a genomic region of Chiroxiphia lanceolata isolate bChiLan1 chromosome 18, bChiLan1.pri, whole genome shotgun sequence:
- the TBX3 gene encoding T-box transcription factor TBX3 isoform X1: MNLPMRDPVIPGTSMAYHPFLPHRAPDFAMSAVLGHQPPFFPALALPPNGAAALSLPGALAKPIMDQLVGAAETGIPFSSLGHQAAAHLRPLKTLEPEEEVEDDPKVHLEAKELWEQFHKRGTEMVITKSGRRMFPPFKVRCTGLDKKAKYILLMDIVAADDCRYKFHNSRWMVAGKADPEMPKRMYIHPDSPATGEQWMSKVVTFHKLKLTNNISDKHGFTILNSMHKYQPRFHIVRANDILKLPYSTFRTYVFPETEFIAVTAYQNDKITQLKIDNNPFAKGFRDTGNGRREKRKQLTLQSMRVYDERQKKENPTSDESSNEQTAFKCFAQSSCPAVPAVGTSSLKDLCPSEGDSDADSKDDPLLEGNESGKISTTTAGTPAPASSAATAGDDPREKGGSPSKSHFFPGDSAGSRSRERTEKAPPDSRHSPAAISSSTRGGSLSGEELKSPLRDGPKVDENRLLGKEPFAPLTVQTDSTAHLSQGHLQNLGFPPALAGQQFFNPLGNGHPLLLHPGQFAMGGAFSGMAAGMGPLLATVSGASAGVSGLDNTVMATAAAQGLSGASAAALPFHLQQHVLASQGLAMSPFGSLFPYPYTYMAAAAAASSAASSSVHRHPFLSAVRPRLRYSPYPLPVPLSDGSSLLTTALPGLAAGSGEGKAGGLSASPGSVPLDSASDLTSRSSTLSSGSVSLSPKLGADKEAATSELQNIQRLVSGLDPKPDRSRSGSP, from the exons ATGAATTTACCGATGAGAGATCCAGTAATCCCTGGGACAAGCATGGCTTATCATCCTTTTTTACCGCACCGGGCACCGGACTTTGCCATGAGCGCTGTGCTGGGACATCAGCCTCCCTTCTTCCCGGCTCTGGCTTTGCCTCCCAATGGGGCGGCCGCCCTTTCCCTCCCCGGGGCTCTGGCTAAACCCATCATGGATCAGTTAGTGGGGGCTGCAGAGACTGGtatccccttttcttccctgggTCACCAGGCAGCAGCCCATCTGAGGCCTTTAAAAACTCTGGAGCCAGAAGAAGAGGTGGAAGACGATCCGAAAGTGCATCTGGAAGCTAAAGAGCTTTGGGAGCAGTTCCATAAAAGAGGCACGGAGATGGTGATTACCAAATCGGGAAG GAGAATGTTTCCTCCATTTAAAGTGAGATGCACTGGACTGGATAAAAAGGCCAAGTACATTTTATTGATGGATATTGTGGCGGCTGATGATTGTAGGTACAAATTCCATAATTCCCGGTGGATGGTAGCCGGCAAAGCTGACCCTGAAATGCCAAAGAGAATGTACATCCACCCGGACAGCCCGGCCACCGGCGAACAATGGATGTCCAAAGTCGTCACCTTTCACAAGCTGAAGCTCACTAACAACATCTCTGACAAGCACGGATTT ACCATTTTAAACTCCATGCACAAGTACCAGCCCCGGTTCCACATCGTCCGAGCCAACGATATCCTCAAGCTTCCCTACAGCACGTTCAGGACCTACGTTTTCCCGGAGACTGAATTCATCGCAGTGACCGCATACCAGAATGATAAG ATCACTCAATTAAAAATTGACAACAACCCTTTTGCCAAAGGTTTTCGGGACACCGGGaatggaaggagggaaaaaag GAAGCAGCTGACCCTGCAGTCCATGCGGGTGTACGACGAGAGGCAGAAGAAGGAGAACCCCACCTCGGACGAGTCGTCCAACGAGCAGACGGCCTTCAAGTGCTTTGCCCAGTCCTCCTGTCCTGCCGTGCCCGCCGTTGGCACCTCCAGCCTCAAAG ATCTCTGCCCCAGCGAGGGAGACAGCGATGCAGACAGCAAAGACGATCCCTTGCTAGAAGGCAACGAGTCGGGCAAAATCAGCACGACCACCGCCGGCACCCCAGCGCCGGCCAGCTCCGCTGCCACCGCGGGGGACGACCCCCGGGAGAAGGGGGGCAGCCCCTCCAAAAGCCACTTCTTCCCCGGGGACTCGGCGGGGAGTAGGAGCCGAGAGAGGACTGAGAAAGCCCCTCCGGACTCCAGGCACAGCCCGGCTGCGATCTCTTCCAGCACCCGGGGGGGAAGCCTGAGCGGCGAGGAACTGAAAAGCCCCCTCAGGGATGGCCCCAAAGTAGATGAGAACAGGCTGCTGGGGAAAGAGCCCTTCGCCCCCCTGACGGTCCAGACCGACAGCACGGCCCACCTGAGCCAGGGACACTTGCAGAACCTCGgcttcccccctgccctggccgGCCAGCAGTTCTTCAACCCGCTGGGGAACGGGCACCCGCTGCTGCTGCACCCCGGGCAGTTCGCCATGGGGGGGGCTTTCTCCGGCATGGCCGCGGGGATGGGGCCCCTCCTCGCCACCGTCTCCGGGGCATCCGCCGGGGTCTCGGGACTGGACAACACGGTCATGGCCACGGCGGCGGCCCAGGGACTCTCGGGAGCATCGGCGGCTGCTTTGCCTTTCCATCTGCAGCAGCACGTCCTGGCTTCGCAG GGCCTGGCCATGTCTCCTTTCGGAAGCCTCTTCCCCTACCCCTACACCTacatggcggcggcggccgccgcctcCAGCGCTGCCTCCAGCTCGGTGCACCGGCACCCCTTCCTGAGCGCCGTGCGGCCGCGGCTCCGCTACAGCCCCTACCCGCTGCCCGTGCCCCTCTCCGACGGCAGCAGCCTCCTCACCACCGCCCTGCCCGGCCTGGCCGCCGGCTCCGGCGAGGGCAAGGCGGGGGGGCTGAGCGCCAGCCCCGGCTCCGTGCCCCTGGACTCGGCCTCGGACCTCACCAGCCGCTCCTCCACCCTCTCCTCCGGCTCCGTCTCCCTCTCCCCCAAACTGGGCGCGGACAAGGAGGCGGCCACCAGCGAACTGCAAAACATCCAGCGCCTCGTCAGCGGGCTCGACCCCAAGCCGGACAGATCCCGCAGCGGCTCCCCGTAA
- the TBX3 gene encoding T-box transcription factor TBX3 isoform X2 has translation MFPPFKVRCTGLDKKAKYILLMDIVAADDCRYKFHNSRWMVAGKADPEMPKRMYIHPDSPATGEQWMSKVVTFHKLKLTNNISDKHGFTILNSMHKYQPRFHIVRANDILKLPYSTFRTYVFPETEFIAVTAYQNDKITQLKIDNNPFAKGFRDTGNGRREKRKQLTLQSMRVYDERQKKENPTSDESSNEQTAFKCFAQSSCPAVPAVGTSSLKDLCPSEGDSDADSKDDPLLEGNESGKISTTTAGTPAPASSAATAGDDPREKGGSPSKSHFFPGDSAGSRSRERTEKAPPDSRHSPAAISSSTRGGSLSGEELKSPLRDGPKVDENRLLGKEPFAPLTVQTDSTAHLSQGHLQNLGFPPALAGQQFFNPLGNGHPLLLHPGQFAMGGAFSGMAAGMGPLLATVSGASAGVSGLDNTVMATAAAQGLSGASAAALPFHLQQHVLASQGLAMSPFGSLFPYPYTYMAAAAAASSAASSSVHRHPFLSAVRPRLRYSPYPLPVPLSDGSSLLTTALPGLAAGSGEGKAGGLSASPGSVPLDSASDLTSRSSTLSSGSVSLSPKLGADKEAATSELQNIQRLVSGLDPKPDRSRSGSP, from the exons ATGTTTCCTCCATTTAAAGTGAGATGCACTGGACTGGATAAAAAGGCCAAGTACATTTTATTGATGGATATTGTGGCGGCTGATGATTGTAGGTACAAATTCCATAATTCCCGGTGGATGGTAGCCGGCAAAGCTGACCCTGAAATGCCAAAGAGAATGTACATCCACCCGGACAGCCCGGCCACCGGCGAACAATGGATGTCCAAAGTCGTCACCTTTCACAAGCTGAAGCTCACTAACAACATCTCTGACAAGCACGGATTT ACCATTTTAAACTCCATGCACAAGTACCAGCCCCGGTTCCACATCGTCCGAGCCAACGATATCCTCAAGCTTCCCTACAGCACGTTCAGGACCTACGTTTTCCCGGAGACTGAATTCATCGCAGTGACCGCATACCAGAATGATAAG ATCACTCAATTAAAAATTGACAACAACCCTTTTGCCAAAGGTTTTCGGGACACCGGGaatggaaggagggaaaaaag GAAGCAGCTGACCCTGCAGTCCATGCGGGTGTACGACGAGAGGCAGAAGAAGGAGAACCCCACCTCGGACGAGTCGTCCAACGAGCAGACGGCCTTCAAGTGCTTTGCCCAGTCCTCCTGTCCTGCCGTGCCCGCCGTTGGCACCTCCAGCCTCAAAG ATCTCTGCCCCAGCGAGGGAGACAGCGATGCAGACAGCAAAGACGATCCCTTGCTAGAAGGCAACGAGTCGGGCAAAATCAGCACGACCACCGCCGGCACCCCAGCGCCGGCCAGCTCCGCTGCCACCGCGGGGGACGACCCCCGGGAGAAGGGGGGCAGCCCCTCCAAAAGCCACTTCTTCCCCGGGGACTCGGCGGGGAGTAGGAGCCGAGAGAGGACTGAGAAAGCCCCTCCGGACTCCAGGCACAGCCCGGCTGCGATCTCTTCCAGCACCCGGGGGGGAAGCCTGAGCGGCGAGGAACTGAAAAGCCCCCTCAGGGATGGCCCCAAAGTAGATGAGAACAGGCTGCTGGGGAAAGAGCCCTTCGCCCCCCTGACGGTCCAGACCGACAGCACGGCCCACCTGAGCCAGGGACACTTGCAGAACCTCGgcttcccccctgccctggccgGCCAGCAGTTCTTCAACCCGCTGGGGAACGGGCACCCGCTGCTGCTGCACCCCGGGCAGTTCGCCATGGGGGGGGCTTTCTCCGGCATGGCCGCGGGGATGGGGCCCCTCCTCGCCACCGTCTCCGGGGCATCCGCCGGGGTCTCGGGACTGGACAACACGGTCATGGCCACGGCGGCGGCCCAGGGACTCTCGGGAGCATCGGCGGCTGCTTTGCCTTTCCATCTGCAGCAGCACGTCCTGGCTTCGCAG GGCCTGGCCATGTCTCCTTTCGGAAGCCTCTTCCCCTACCCCTACACCTacatggcggcggcggccgccgcctcCAGCGCTGCCTCCAGCTCGGTGCACCGGCACCCCTTCCTGAGCGCCGTGCGGCCGCGGCTCCGCTACAGCCCCTACCCGCTGCCCGTGCCCCTCTCCGACGGCAGCAGCCTCCTCACCACCGCCCTGCCCGGCCTGGCCGCCGGCTCCGGCGAGGGCAAGGCGGGGGGGCTGAGCGCCAGCCCCGGCTCCGTGCCCCTGGACTCGGCCTCGGACCTCACCAGCCGCTCCTCCACCCTCTCCTCCGGCTCCGTCTCCCTCTCCCCCAAACTGGGCGCGGACAAGGAGGCGGCCACCAGCGAACTGCAAAACATCCAGCGCCTCGTCAGCGGGCTCGACCCCAAGCCGGACAGATCCCGCAGCGGCTCCCCGTAA